Proteins from a genomic interval of Papaver somniferum cultivar HN1 chromosome 4, ASM357369v1, whole genome shotgun sequence:
- the LOC113276103 gene encoding two-component response regulator ARR11-like isoform X1, translated as MVMDQYHHHHRSMEINNNGYVSSPRSDSFPIGLRVLVVDDDPTWLKILEKMLKRCSYEVTTCCLARDALDLLRERKDGFDIVISDVNMPDMDGFKLLEHVGLEMDLPVIMMSVDGETSRVMKGVQHGACDYLLKPVRMKELKNIWQHVLRKKIHEVRDIESYEGNEEILFRNGSERFEEGNFLLGSDLSSGKKRKETDNKECDDQEYSDFSSVKKARVVWSVDLHQKFVNAVNQIGFDKVGPKKILDLMNVPWLTRENVASHLQKYRLYLSRLQKPNDPKSSFCGIKQPDFSQKDPPMTFAHKSSSPVLQNTAANGSFGYTSSNLLVEGAALETHEGDLNGIISFKSVTEPRSRKTLNGDVPSPRKANNSQIGFSHSLVLPELDVNNISFEANISQKHSWNREVPIMRMKQLPKQEQKLYGYTHLALLSQQNKIQSESLQPSPSSINLGTSVGERDKACHLEIKPLHLEDKSDDFKHGFPTAPHISNLLQADAENTSSQEFRPILRINTDLPCMKLQGYNQHCTNTNASTWKPDQRNQIQGNESTSYCSQQESHLGLLQDYLFIEDVELNNIASMNYHDPDMFADVPAHLLDKVRFTNDYLCESTLEYPIMDQGLFIA; from the exons ATGGTTATGGATCAATATCATCATCACCACAGATCAATGGAGATTAACAACAATGGTTATGTTAGTTCCCCTCGATCAGATTCGTTTCCAATTGGTCTACGTgttcttgttgttgatgatgatcctACTTGgttaaaaatccttgagaagatgTTAAAAAGATGCTCTTACGAAG TGACGACTTGCTGTTTAGCAAGGGATGCGTTAGACTTGCTTCGTGAAAGGAAAGATGGATTTGATATTGTCATCAGCGATGTTAATATGCCTGACATGGATGGTTTCAAGCTCCTTGAACATGTTGGACTTGAGATGGATCTGCCTGTCATAA TGATGTCTGTTGATGGGGAAACAAGCAGGGTAATGAAAGGTGTTCAACATGGAGCGTGTGATTATCTTCTTAAGCCTGTGCGAATGAAAGAACTTAAGAATATATGGCAGCATGTCCTCAGGAAGAAGATACATGAGGTCAGAGACATCGAAAGTTACGAAGGAAATGAGGAGATTCTGTTCCGAAACGGATCCGAAAGATTTGAAGAGGGGAATTTCCTTCTTGGAAGTGACCTGAGTTCAgggaagaaaaggaaagagacgGATAATAAAGAATGTGATGACCAAGAATACAGTGACTTTTCTTCTGTTAAGAAAGCTAGAGTTGTTTGGtctgtagatcttcatcagaAATTTGTCAATGCCGTAAATCAGATTGGATTTGATA AAGTAGGGCCGAAGAAAATACTTGACTTAATGAATGTTCCTTGGTTGACAAGAGAAAATGTTGCTAGCCATCTACAG AAATATCGCCTCTACCTGAGCAGGCTGCAGAAGCCAAATGACCCAAAATCATCTTTTTGTGGAATAAAGCAGCCTGACTTTTCCCAGAAAGATCCTCCTATGACCTTTGCTCATAAGAGCTCGAGTCCTGTGCTCCAAAACACTGCAGCCAACGGCAGTTTTGGATACACTAGCAGCAATTTACTGGTCGAAGGTGCTGCCCTGGAAACCCATGAAGGCGATCTCAACGGTATTATTTCATTCAAATCGGTAACAGAACCTAGAAGCAGAAAAACTTTGAATGGTGATGTACCTTCTCCCAGGAAGGCCAATAATTCTCAGATAGGCTTCAGTCACTCTCTTGTGTTACCAGAGCTAGATGTTAATAACATATCGTTTGAGGCCAACATTTCTCAGAAGCACTCCTGGAACAGGGAGGTTCCAATTATGCGAATGAAGCAACTCCCTAAACAAGAGCAAAAACTGTATGGTTACACACATCTTGCGTTGCTTAGTCAGCAGAACAAGATCCAGTCTGAATCTCTACAGCCAAGTCCTTCCTCCATTAATCTTGGAACATCGGTTGGCGAAAGAGATAAAGCATGTCATTTGGAAATCAAGCCTTTGCATCTTGAAGATAAAAGTGACGACTTCAAGCACGGATTTCCAACAGCACCACATATAAGTAACCTATTACAGGctgatgcagagaatacaagttcTCAAGAATTTCGACCCATCCTCAGAATTAATACTGATTTGCCGTGCATGAAACTTCAAGGATACAATCAGCACTGCACAAACACGAATGCAAGCACATGGAAACCGGACCAAAGAAACCAGATTCAAGGAAACGAGTCGACTTCATATTGTTCTCAGCAGGAATCACATCTTGGCCTTCTTcaagattatttatttattgaggaTGTTGAGCTAAACAACATTGCGTCTATGAACTACCATGATCCTGATATGTTTGCGGACGTTCCAGCTCACTTATTAGACAAAGTCAGGTTTACTAATGATTACCTCTGCGAATCGACATTAGAGTATCCTATTATGGATCAAGGTTTATTTATAGCATGA
- the LOC113276103 gene encoding two-component response regulator ARR11-like isoform X2, with the protein MVMDQYHHHHRSMEINNNGYVSSPRSDSFPIGLRVLVVDDDPTWLKILEKMLKRCSYEVTTCCLARDALDLLRERKDGFDIVISDVNMPDMDGFKLLEHVGLEMDLPVIMMSVDGETSRVMKGVQHGACDYLLKPVRMKELKNIWQHVLRKKIHEVRDIESYEGNEEILFRNGSERFEEGNFLLGSDLSSGKKRKETDNKECDDQEYSDFSSVKKARVVWSVDLHQKFVNAVNQIGFDIGPKKILDLMNVPWLTRENVASHLQKYRLYLSRLQKPNDPKSSFCGIKQPDFSQKDPPMTFAHKSSSPVLQNTAANGSFGYTSSNLLVEGAALETHEGDLNGIISFKSVTEPRSRKTLNGDVPSPRKANNSQIGFSHSLVLPELDVNNISFEANISQKHSWNREVPIMRMKQLPKQEQKLYGYTHLALLSQQNKIQSESLQPSPSSINLGTSVGERDKACHLEIKPLHLEDKSDDFKHGFPTAPHISNLLQADAENTSSQEFRPILRINTDLPCMKLQGYNQHCTNTNASTWKPDQRNQIQGNESTSYCSQQESHLGLLQDYLFIEDVELNNIASMNYHDPDMFADVPAHLLDKVRFTNDYLCESTLEYPIMDQGLFIA; encoded by the exons ATGGTTATGGATCAATATCATCATCACCACAGATCAATGGAGATTAACAACAATGGTTATGTTAGTTCCCCTCGATCAGATTCGTTTCCAATTGGTCTACGTgttcttgttgttgatgatgatcctACTTGgttaaaaatccttgagaagatgTTAAAAAGATGCTCTTACGAAG TGACGACTTGCTGTTTAGCAAGGGATGCGTTAGACTTGCTTCGTGAAAGGAAAGATGGATTTGATATTGTCATCAGCGATGTTAATATGCCTGACATGGATGGTTTCAAGCTCCTTGAACATGTTGGACTTGAGATGGATCTGCCTGTCATAA TGATGTCTGTTGATGGGGAAACAAGCAGGGTAATGAAAGGTGTTCAACATGGAGCGTGTGATTATCTTCTTAAGCCTGTGCGAATGAAAGAACTTAAGAATATATGGCAGCATGTCCTCAGGAAGAAGATACATGAGGTCAGAGACATCGAAAGTTACGAAGGAAATGAGGAGATTCTGTTCCGAAACGGATCCGAAAGATTTGAAGAGGGGAATTTCCTTCTTGGAAGTGACCTGAGTTCAgggaagaaaaggaaagagacgGATAATAAAGAATGTGATGACCAAGAATACAGTGACTTTTCTTCTGTTAAGAAAGCTAGAGTTGTTTGGtctgtagatcttcatcagaAATTTGTCAATGCCGTAAATCAGATTGGATTTGATA TAGGGCCGAAGAAAATACTTGACTTAATGAATGTTCCTTGGTTGACAAGAGAAAATGTTGCTAGCCATCTACAG AAATATCGCCTCTACCTGAGCAGGCTGCAGAAGCCAAATGACCCAAAATCATCTTTTTGTGGAATAAAGCAGCCTGACTTTTCCCAGAAAGATCCTCCTATGACCTTTGCTCATAAGAGCTCGAGTCCTGTGCTCCAAAACACTGCAGCCAACGGCAGTTTTGGATACACTAGCAGCAATTTACTGGTCGAAGGTGCTGCCCTGGAAACCCATGAAGGCGATCTCAACGGTATTATTTCATTCAAATCGGTAACAGAACCTAGAAGCAGAAAAACTTTGAATGGTGATGTACCTTCTCCCAGGAAGGCCAATAATTCTCAGATAGGCTTCAGTCACTCTCTTGTGTTACCAGAGCTAGATGTTAATAACATATCGTTTGAGGCCAACATTTCTCAGAAGCACTCCTGGAACAGGGAGGTTCCAATTATGCGAATGAAGCAACTCCCTAAACAAGAGCAAAAACTGTATGGTTACACACATCTTGCGTTGCTTAGTCAGCAGAACAAGATCCAGTCTGAATCTCTACAGCCAAGTCCTTCCTCCATTAATCTTGGAACATCGGTTGGCGAAAGAGATAAAGCATGTCATTTGGAAATCAAGCCTTTGCATCTTGAAGATAAAAGTGACGACTTCAAGCACGGATTTCCAACAGCACCACATATAAGTAACCTATTACAGGctgatgcagagaatacaagttcTCAAGAATTTCGACCCATCCTCAGAATTAATACTGATTTGCCGTGCATGAAACTTCAAGGATACAATCAGCACTGCACAAACACGAATGCAAGCACATGGAAACCGGACCAAAGAAACCAGATTCAAGGAAACGAGTCGACTTCATATTGTTCTCAGCAGGAATCACATCTTGGCCTTCTTcaagattatttatttattgaggaTGTTGAGCTAAACAACATTGCGTCTATGAACTACCATGATCCTGATATGTTTGCGGACGTTCCAGCTCACTTATTAGACAAAGTCAGGTTTACTAATGATTACCTCTGCGAATCGACATTAGAGTATCCTATTATGGATCAAGGTTTATTTATAGCATGA